The following are from one region of the Scylla paramamosain isolate STU-SP2022 chromosome 45, ASM3559412v1, whole genome shotgun sequence genome:
- the LOC135094454 gene encoding ataxin-10-like, giving the protein MSEGQQQPLDLSEDAATLQHNGDLSQCVTKLRALQRHLMDIDRWQLSGSVLWNVCGVIRVEEGKWRDEGVGQPPLSSLEVVSAALCCVRNAMPNCARNQQLVAETEDLLNPIISCIQWTFKTPDPAQPAEDPPEDSVREAESGDVEEDERRKAYSTLAISCVTCLGNLVAANPKTRRIVWPHFKSLLEDVLVFWDKEVAQASTMILHNCLLEAEVKEDLCKCPAGKEVLTQLLTLYEAETKYSCFVLLALEVLLAAEGFLQDAWGGLPEGQQCLCLEVVEAGLTHTSKPLSSPQGTPILKFLVGFFKTQADRILRTHADWPGPDSAQVLAKLVNFTCAVAASDTWRHTLQQDRSLLVTSVALLQCMHEIGKMGSNAFTPLDRFTDLDDEAQMSQAEQHPAFGFKCDLIRLIASLVHLNSPNQDLVREMDGLLLILESSKFDARNPLIKEASIFALRNLLEGNLENQRCIGELRMEGVAENPGLAELGMQAVQEGGEGEDCTAASFTQRFTPS; this is encoded by the exons ATGAGCGAGGGACAACAGCAGCCCTTGGACCTGTCTGAGGACGCTGCCACCCTGCAGCACAATGGTGACCTGTCCCAGTGTGTCACCAAGCTTAGGGCGCTGCAGAGACACCTCATGGACATTGACAG ATGGCAGCTCAGTGGATCAGTGTTGTGGAATGTGTGTGGCGTGATCcgagtggaggaggggaagtggagggatgaaggggtAGGGCAGCCGCCACTCAGCAGCCTGGAGGTGGTGTCCGCCGCCCTCTGCTGTGTCAGGAATGCAATGCCAAACTGTGCCAGGAACCAGCAGCTT GTGGCAGAGACAGAAGACCTCCTGAACCCCATCATATCCTGCATTCAGTGGACCTTCAAGACACCAGACCCTGCACAGCCAGCAGAGGACCCTCCTGAAGATTCtgtgagggaggcagagagtggagatgtggaggaggacgagagaagAAAAGCTTACTCCACGCTTGCCATCTCCTGTGTCACTTGTCTTGGGAATCTTGTAGCGGCTAACCCAAAAACGAGGAGGATTGTTTGGCCGCATTTCAAGTCATTGTTGGA GGATGTGCTTGTGTTCTGGGACAAGGAGGTGGCTCAGGCTTCCACAATGATCCTACACAACTGTCTTCTGGAGGCCGAGGTAAAGGAGGACCTGTGCAA ATGCCCAGCAGGGAAGGAGGTACTGACACAGCTCCTGACACTGTATGAAGCAGAGACCAAGTACTCCTGCTTTGTGTTATTAGCCCTGGAAGTGTTACTGGCAGCTGAGGGTTTTCTGCAGGACGCATGGGGGGGTCTTCCTGAGGGCCAGCAGTGCCTATgcctggaggtggtggaggcagggCTCACTCACACCTCCAAGCCTCTCTCCAGCCCTCAGGGAACACCTATTCTCAAGTTCCTGGTGGGGTTCTTCAAG ACCCAGGCAGACCGCATACTGAGGACTCACGCTGACTGGCCTGGCCCTGACTCGGCACAG GTGTTAGCAAAACTGGTCAACTTCACCTGTGCCGTGGCTGCCTCAGACACGTGGCGGCACACCCTGCAGCAGGACAGGAGCCTCCTTGTGACGAGCGTGG CATTACTACAGTGCATGCATGAGATCGGCAAGATGGGCAGCAATGCGTTCACCCCCCTGGACCGCTTCACTGACCTGGATGACGAGGCGCAGATGAGTCAGGCCGAGCAGCATCCAGCGTTTGGGTTCAAGTGTGACCTGATCCGCCTCATTGCTAGCCTGGTCCACCTCAATTCCCCCAATCAAGACCTG gtgagagagatggACGGCCTTCTACTAATACTGGAAAGCTCAAAATTCGATGCAAGGAACCCATTGATCAAGGAAGCCTCGATCTTTGCCCTGAGGAACCTGCTGGAGGGGAACCTTGAGAACCAGCGGTGTATTGGGGAGCTGAGGATGGAGGGGGTGGCGGAGAACCCTGGCCTGGCTGAACTGGGGATGCAGGCTGTGCAGGAGGGGGGGGAAGGTGAGGATTGTACAGCAGCCTCATTCACCCAGAGATTCACCCCCTCCTGA